The sequence ATAGCGTCGTTCACCATCTTTATACAGTACCAGCGCAATGTGGGCGCTGCGATTAGGATCGTATTCCAAACGTTCAACTTTACCGGCAATACCGTCTTTATTTCGTTTGAAATCAATAATCCGATAGTGTTGCTTGTGGCCGCCACCGCGATGTCGCGTGGTGATACGACCCTGGTTGTTTCTACCACCCGAGCGGTGTTTTGTTTCCACCAGCGGCGCATAGGGAGCTCCCTTATGCAGTTCGCTTGTCGACACAGAAACCACAAACCGTCTACCGGCTGATGTGGGTTTCGCTTTAACTATTGCCATAACAATTATCCTTCAAACCTGAACTTGAGTGCTCGCGTACTCGGTTTACTCACCACCGACCAGATCTATGGTCTGCCCATCTTTGAGGCGAACATAGGCTTTTTTCCAACCTTTGCGTTGACCCATCTGCATACCAAAACGTTTTTGCTTACCTTTAACATTGAGTACTCGCACAGAATCCACTTGCACTTCGAACATTTTTTCCACAGCCTGCTTGATTTGCGGTTTGGTGGCCTTGGAAGCAACTTTAAACACGTATTGATTGTT comes from Gammaproteobacteria bacterium and encodes:
- the rplW gene encoding 50S ribosomal protein L23 produces the protein MNFSLVANILLSPHVTEKATMATELNNQYVFKVASKATKPQIKQAVEKMFEVQVDSVRVLNVKGKQKRFGMQMGQRKGWKKAYVRLKDGQTIDLVGGE